From the Streptomyces sp. Tu 2975 genome, one window contains:
- a CDS encoding SpoIIE family protein phosphatase, translated as MTEHPTSHEGRQPLAARSQERTRPRAQAAGASPAPAGPPPKPQPQPQVHTAPLQAQDIAGTARREGDRLRFVGAATRRIARGIDLDEIVLGLCRATVPTFSDAILVYLRDPLPVGDERPVSPFVLRLRRTDRLRSSADDTDQGGVGAMPLLDAGSEPTPAAELCEVRSGGALSEVLRGVRPVFGDSAAARAALPELLGDGRSVPTGHRAILAPLRGRRRVIGAAVFLRRPDRPAFEPNDLLVAAQLATHTALGIDKAVLYGREAYIADELQRTMLPDSLPQPTGVRLASRYLPAAETARVGGDWYDAIPLPGSRVALVVGDVMGHSMTSAAIMGQLRTTAQTLAGLDLPPQEVLHHLDEQAQRLGTDRMATCLYAVYDPVSHRITIANAGHPPPILLHLGGRAEVLRVPPGAPIGVGGVDFEAVELDAPAGATLLLYTDGLVESRLRDVWTGIEQLRERLADTAQLTGPDHSPPLEALCDDVLDMLGPGDRDDDIALLAARFDGIAPSDVAYWFLEPEDAAPGRARRLARRALARWGLEELSDSVELLVSEVVTNAVRYAERPVTLRLLRTDVLRCEVGDDSPQLPRQRRARDTDEGGRGLFLVNRLARRWGATRLSTGKVVWFELPTRA; from the coding sequence GTGACGGAGCATCCCACCTCCCACGAAGGCCGGCAGCCCCTGGCTGCCCGGTCCCAGGAACGCACCCGGCCGCGGGCGCAGGCGGCCGGGGCATCACCCGCGCCCGCCGGGCCGCCGCCCAAGCCCCAGCCGCAGCCGCAGGTGCACACGGCGCCGCTGCAGGCCCAGGACATCGCGGGGACCGCGAGACGTGAGGGCGACCGGCTGCGGTTCGTAGGAGCGGCCACCCGTCGGATCGCGCGCGGCATCGACCTGGACGAGATCGTCCTCGGTCTGTGCCGGGCCACCGTGCCGACGTTCTCCGACGCGATCCTGGTCTATCTCCGTGACCCGCTGCCGGTGGGCGACGAACGGCCGGTGTCCCCGTTCGTGCTGCGGCTCCGGCGTACCGACAGGCTGCGCTCCAGCGCCGACGACACGGACCAGGGCGGCGTCGGCGCCATGCCGCTGCTGGACGCGGGCAGCGAGCCCACACCGGCCGCCGAGCTCTGTGAGGTCCGGTCCGGAGGGGCCCTTTCCGAGGTGCTGCGCGGCGTACGGCCCGTCTTCGGCGACTCGGCCGCGGCCCGCGCCGCGCTCCCCGAACTGCTCGGCGACGGACGGTCCGTACCGACCGGCCACCGCGCGATACTCGCGCCGCTGCGCGGCCGCCGCCGGGTGATCGGCGCCGCCGTCTTCCTGCGCCGCCCCGACCGGCCCGCCTTCGAACCGAACGACCTCCTCGTCGCCGCGCAGCTGGCGACCCACACGGCGCTCGGCATCGACAAGGCGGTGCTGTACGGCCGCGAGGCGTACATCGCCGACGAACTCCAGCGCACGATGCTGCCCGACTCGCTGCCCCAGCCGACCGGCGTACGGCTCGCCTCCCGCTATCTCCCCGCGGCGGAGACCGCACGCGTGGGCGGCGACTGGTACGACGCAATCCCGCTGCCCGGCAGCCGCGTGGCGCTGGTCGTCGGTGACGTCATGGGCCACTCGATGACATCTGCCGCGATCATGGGCCAGCTGCGGACGACCGCGCAGACCCTGGCCGGCCTCGACCTGCCGCCCCAGGAGGTCCTGCACCACCTGGACGAGCAGGCCCAGCGCCTCGGCACCGACCGCATGGCCACCTGCCTCTACGCGGTGTACGACCCCGTCTCGCACCGGATCACCATCGCCAACGCCGGGCACCCGCCGCCCATCCTGCTGCACCTGGGCGGACGGGCCGAGGTGCTGCGCGTGCCGCCCGGCGCCCCCATCGGCGTCGGCGGGGTCGACTTCGAGGCCGTGGAGCTGGACGCCCCCGCCGGCGCGACACTGCTGCTCTACACCGACGGGCTGGTCGAGTCCCGGCTGCGTGACGTGTGGACGGGCATCGAGCAGCTGCGGGAGCGGCTCGCGGACACCGCGCAGCTCACCGGACCCGACCACTCGCCGCCGCTCGAGGCCCTCTGCGACGACGTGCTCGACATGCTGGGCCCCGGCGACCGCGACGACGACATCGCCCTGCTCGCGGCCCGCTTCGACGGGATCGCGCCGAGCGACGTCGCGTACTGGTTCCTCGAGCCGGAGGACGCGGCGCCGGGCCGGGCCCGCCGCCTCGCCCGGCGCGCACTGGCGCGCTGGGGCCTCGAAGAGCTGTCCGACTCGGTGGAGCTGCTGGTCAGCGAGGTCGTCACCAACGCCGTGCGGTACGCGGAGCGGCCGGTGACACTGCGGCTGCTGCGCACCGACGTACTGCGCTGCGAGGTCGGCGACGACTCGCCGCAGTTGCCCCGGCAGCGGCGGGCGCGCGACACGGACGAGGGCGGACGCGGTCTGTTCCTGGTGAACCGGCTCGCGAGGCGCTGGGGCGCGACCCGGCTGTCGACCGGCAAGGTCGTCTGGTTCGAGCTGCCCACCCGGGCCTGA
- a CDS encoding GntR family transcriptional regulator, which yields MSDTSASGTPLDPRSATPLYVQLANAIAQQIASGALAPDRPIPSENRLAEEYGVARLTARRATQELRERGLVVTVRGKGSFVSPDAGKDGTASDA from the coding sequence ATGAGCGATACTTCCGCCTCGGGCACACCCTTGGATCCGAGAAGCGCCACGCCTCTCTACGTTCAGCTGGCCAATGCGATCGCCCAGCAAATCGCCTCGGGCGCGCTGGCACCCGACCGCCCCATCCCGTCCGAGAACCGCCTGGCGGAGGAGTACGGCGTCGCTCGCCTCACCGCCCGTCGTGCGACGCAGGAACTCCGTGAGCGTGGGCTCGTCGTCACAGTGCGAGGCAAGGGCTCCTTCGTCAGCCCTGACGCCGGAAAGGACGGCACCGCGTCCGACGCGTAG
- a CDS encoding SPFH domain-containing protein: MPQPRVREFAAHSIGGGLALLLGLVGLAAGAALVVVATAFDSAGTKAVLITGGIVIGIAAFLAMCGLNMVAPGEARVVQLFGRYRGTIRTDGLRWVNPLTSRTKISTRVRNHETAVLKVNDAYGNPIELAAVVVWKVEDTAQAMFEVDDFLEFVSTQTEAAVRHIAIEYPYDAHDEEGLSLRGNAEEITEKLAVELHARVEAAGVHIIESRFTHLAYAPEIASAMLQRQQAGAVVAARRQIVDGAVGMVEAALARIAEQGIVELDSERKAAMVSNLMVVLCGDRAAQPVLNTGTLYQ; this comes from the coding sequence ATGCCCCAGCCGCGGGTGCGAGAGTTCGCAGCACACAGCATCGGAGGCGGCTTGGCGCTGCTGCTCGGCCTCGTCGGGCTTGCGGCAGGTGCGGCGCTCGTCGTCGTCGCCACGGCGTTCGACTCGGCCGGCACCAAGGCCGTACTGATCACCGGCGGCATCGTGATCGGCATCGCCGCCTTCCTCGCCATGTGCGGACTGAACATGGTCGCCCCGGGTGAGGCCCGCGTCGTCCAGCTCTTCGGCCGCTACCGGGGCACGATCCGCACGGACGGACTGCGCTGGGTCAACCCCCTCACGTCCCGGACCAAGATCTCCACCCGGGTGCGCAACCACGAGACGGCGGTACTGAAGGTCAACGACGCGTACGGCAACCCCATCGAGCTCGCCGCGGTGGTCGTGTGGAAGGTCGAGGACACCGCGCAGGCCATGTTCGAGGTCGACGACTTCCTCGAGTTCGTCTCCACCCAGACCGAGGCCGCGGTCCGCCACATCGCCATCGAGTACCCGTACGACGCCCACGACGAGGAGGGCCTGTCGCTGCGCGGCAACGCGGAGGAGATCACGGAGAAGCTCGCCGTGGAACTGCACGCACGGGTCGAGGCGGCCGGCGTCCACATCATCGAGTCGCGCTTCACCCACCTCGCCTACGCGCCCGAGATCGCCTCGGCCATGCTCCAGCGCCAGCAGGCCGGCGCGGTCGTGGCCGCCCGGCGCCAGATCGTCGACGGCGCGGTCGGTATGGTCGAGGCGGCCCTCGCCCGGATCGCCGAGCAGGGCATCGTGGAGCTGGACTCCGAGCGCAAGGCGGCCATGGTCTCCAACCTGATGGTGGTGCTGTGCGGTGACCGCGCGGCCCAGCCGGTCCTCAACACGGGCACGCTCTACCAGTGA
- a CDS encoding transglycosylase domain-containing protein, producing MGRAEARQARQRGARRARKTRPSGIRRFFTFKKMLGTFLGLCLLAMGAFFVAYLLVPVPEANAEAKLQSNVYKYSDGKLLAREGKVNREIIGLDKIPQDVQYAFVAAENKTFFEDSGVDIKGTLRGLKNTLTGEGKQGGSTITQQYVKNYYLNQDQTVSRKLKELVISLKVDRKREKSEILAGYLNTSYFGRGAYGIQAAAQAYYGVDAEKLNVAQGAYLAALVQAPSSYDWAVASDETKETVTNRWNYVLNNMVEESWLDKSTRDGLKFPAPQAPKAPAGLSGQAGYIVEAAKQELSRQGIDKADLDAGGWTITLNIDSKRQKELEGAVKKQLEDELDRKGDKVDATVQAGATSVDPKTGKVVALYGGVDATEHWMSNATRRDYQPASTFKPVVFASALENESETQDGDPIGLNTVYDGTSKRPVEGSDTPFNPQNDLDKSYGPVSVQTSLNRSINSAFAQMAVDVGLDKVKETALELGMPDVNFPERPAISLGVMGASTWDMAGVYATLDNHGKKVTPTIVGKAEHKDREFEVQDPVGSQVISRETADTVTAGLTGVVKNGSGIAAKSSFYEAAGKTGTSEKNRSAWFAGYTPELTTVVALFGESPKDGGGQVSLTGTAQAGRANGGGFPARIWADYTLGALNGGSDAEFDLDVAEIASPDPTPTETETETEDPTPTPTETETETEDPTPTPTDTGTADPTPTDEFPTPTTTITPPTGTFTPPVEPGDGDPDKDTDRRPPQP from the coding sequence ATGGGTCGAGCGGAAGCGCGACAGGCCCGGCAGCGCGGTGCGCGCCGGGCGAGAAAAACCAGGCCCTCGGGCATACGCCGCTTCTTCACGTTCAAGAAGATGCTCGGCACGTTCCTCGGCCTGTGCCTGCTGGCGATGGGCGCGTTCTTCGTGGCTTACCTGCTCGTCCCGGTCCCCGAGGCCAACGCAGAGGCCAAGCTGCAGAGCAACGTCTACAAGTACAGCGACGGCAAGCTCCTGGCCCGGGAGGGCAAGGTCAATCGGGAGATCATCGGCCTGGACAAGATTCCCCAGGACGTTCAGTACGCCTTCGTCGCGGCCGAGAACAAGACCTTCTTCGAGGACTCGGGCGTCGACATCAAGGGCACACTCCGGGGTCTGAAGAACACCCTCACCGGAGAGGGTAAGCAGGGTGGCTCGACGATCACCCAGCAGTACGTCAAGAACTACTACCTGAACCAGGACCAGACGGTCAGCCGCAAGCTCAAGGAACTGGTGATCTCGCTCAAGGTGGACCGGAAGAGGGAGAAGAGCGAGATCCTCGCCGGTTACCTCAACACCAGCTACTTCGGCCGTGGCGCGTACGGCATCCAGGCGGCCGCGCAGGCGTACTACGGCGTCGACGCAGAGAAGCTGAACGTCGCCCAGGGCGCCTACCTCGCGGCTCTCGTCCAGGCCCCCAGCAGTTACGACTGGGCCGTCGCCTCCGACGAGACCAAGGAGACGGTCACCAACCGCTGGAACTACGTGCTCAACAACATGGTCGAGGAGAGCTGGCTCGACAAGAGCACCCGCGACGGCCTGAAGTTCCCCGCCCCGCAGGCCCCGAAGGCCCCGGCCGGTCTCAGCGGGCAGGCCGGCTACATCGTCGAGGCCGCCAAGCAGGAGCTGTCCCGCCAGGGCATCGACAAGGCCGACCTCGACGCCGGCGGCTGGACGATCACCCTCAACATCGACTCCAAGCGCCAGAAGGAGCTGGAGGGCGCGGTCAAGAAGCAGCTGGAGGACGAGCTCGACCGAAAGGGCGACAAGGTCGACGCCACCGTGCAGGCCGGTGCCACCTCCGTCGACCCGAAGACCGGCAAGGTCGTGGCCCTCTACGGCGGTGTGGACGCCACCGAGCACTGGATGTCGAACGCCACCCGCCGCGACTACCAGCCGGCCTCGACCTTCAAGCCGGTCGTGTTCGCCTCCGCCCTGGAGAACGAGTCCGAGACGCAGGACGGCGACCCGATCGGCCTCAACACGGTCTACGACGGCACCAGCAAGCGGCCGGTCGAGGGCAGCGACACCCCGTTCAACCCGCAGAACGACCTCGACAAGAGCTACGGCCCCGTCAGCGTCCAGACGTCGCTGAACAGGTCGATCAACTCCGCCTTCGCGCAGATGGCCGTCGACGTCGGTCTGGACAAGGTGAAGGAGACGGCGCTCGAACTGGGCATGCCGGACGTCAACTTCCCCGAGCGTCCCGCGATCTCGCTGGGCGTGATGGGCGCCTCCACCTGGGACATGGCAGGTGTCTACGCGACCCTCGACAACCACGGCAAGAAAGTCACCCCGACGATCGTCGGCAAGGCCGAGCACAAGGACCGCGAGTTCGAGGTCCAGGACCCGGTCGGCAGCCAGGTGATCAGCCGTGAGACGGCCGACACGGTCACCGCGGGCCTCACGGGCGTGGTGAAGAACGGCTCCGGCATCGCCGCGAAGTCGAGCTTCTACGAGGCGGCGGGCAAGACGGGCACCTCGGAGAAGAACCGGTCCGCCTGGTTCGCGGGCTACACCCCCGAACTCACCACGGTGGTGGCCTTGTTCGGCGAGTCGCCCAAGGACGGCGGCGGCCAGGTGTCCCTCACGGGCACCGCACAGGCCGGCCGCGCCAACGGCGGTGGCTTCCCCGCCAGGATCTGGGCCGACTACACGCTCGGCGCGCTGAACGGCGGCTCCGACGCCGAGTTCGACCTCGACGTGGCGGAGATCGCGAGCCCGGACCCGACCCCGACGGAGACGGAGACGGAGACCGAGGACCCGACCCCGACGCCCACGGAGACGGAGACCGAGACCGAGGACCCCACTCCGACGCCCACGGACACCGGTACGGCGGACCCGACGCCGACGGACGAGTTCCCGACGCCCACGACGACGATCACGCCGCCGACGGGGACGTTCACGCCCCCGGTGGAGCCGGGTGACGGCGATCCGGACAAGGACACCGACCGCCGTCCGCCCCAGCCCTGA
- a CDS encoding DUF402 domain-containing protein, giving the protein MTGTGGPAHGTGRTEPHRTDAESAARWEPGDHILWRYRGHVPGHAGRAFHICRPVTVVQDTDELLAVWMAPGTECVKPVIADGTPVHEEPLATRYTAPRTTARTRWSGNGVLKLAQPGLPWSVWLFWEHDWQFRSWYVNLEEPRTRWSGGVDSEDHYLDISVYPDRSWLWRDEDEFEQAQRVGLMDARTARGVRDAGRAAVEVIRAWSAPFSDGWEGWRPDPAWDVPALPADWDRLPARQAA; this is encoded by the coding sequence ATGACAGGCACGGGAGGCCCGGCACACGGAACGGGCAGGACGGAACCGCACAGGACCGACGCGGAGAGCGCCGCACGCTGGGAGCCGGGCGACCACATCCTGTGGCGCTACCGCGGGCATGTGCCGGGTCACGCCGGCCGCGCCTTCCACATCTGCCGGCCCGTGACCGTCGTCCAGGACACCGACGAGCTGCTCGCCGTCTGGATGGCTCCCGGCACCGAGTGCGTGAAGCCGGTGATCGCGGACGGTACCCCGGTGCACGAGGAGCCGCTCGCCACCCGCTACACCGCGCCCCGCACCACCGCCCGCACCCGCTGGAGCGGCAACGGCGTGCTCAAGCTGGCGCAGCCCGGCCTGCCCTGGTCGGTGTGGCTGTTCTGGGAGCACGACTGGCAGTTCCGCAGTTGGTACGTCAACCTCGAGGAACCCCGTACCCGCTGGTCGGGCGGTGTCGACTCGGAGGACCACTACCTCGACATCTCCGTCTACCCCGACCGCAGTTGGCTGTGGCGGGACGAGGACGAGTTCGAACAGGCGCAGCGCGTCGGCCTGATGGACGCCAGGACGGCGAGGGGCGTACGGGATGCGGGCCGGGCGGCGGTCGAGGTGATCCGCGCCTGGAGTGCGCCGTTCTCCGACGGCTGGGAGGGCTGGCGGCCCGACCCCGCCTGGGACGTACCGGCCCTTCCGGCCGACTGGGACCGGCTGCCGGCGCGGCAGGCGGCCTGA
- a CDS encoding class II fumarate hydratase: MSDTGEYRTEHDSMGEVRVPVHAKWRAQTQRAVENFPVSGQRLERSHIEALARIKAAAAQVNAQLGVLDKDVAEAIAAAAAEVAEGRWDEHFPVDVFQTGSGTSSNMNTNEVLATLATERLGRDVHPNDHVNASQSSNDVFPSSIHIAATAAVTRDLIPALDHLASSLERKATEFAAVVKAGRTHLMDATPVTLGQEFGGYAAQVRYGIERLKASLPRLAELPLGGTAVGTGINTPPGFSAAVIAEVAHATGLPLTEARDHFEAQGARDGLVETSGQLRTVAVSLTKICNDLRWMASGPRTGLAEIALPDLQPGSSIMPGKVNPVIPEAVLMVAAQVTGNDATVAAAGAAGNFELNVMLPVIAKNLLESVRLLANASRLLADRTVDGITADVERAREYAESSPSVVTPLNKYIGYEEAAKVAKKSLAERRTIREVVLESGYVERGDLTVEQLDEALDVLRMTHP, translated from the coding sequence ATGAGCGACACCGGCGAGTACCGGACCGAGCACGATTCGATGGGTGAGGTGCGGGTTCCCGTCCACGCCAAGTGGCGGGCGCAGACCCAGCGGGCCGTGGAGAACTTCCCCGTCTCCGGTCAGCGTCTGGAGCGTTCGCACATCGAGGCACTGGCCCGCATCAAGGCCGCCGCCGCCCAGGTCAACGCCCAACTCGGCGTGCTGGACAAGGATGTCGCGGAGGCGATCGCCGCCGCCGCCGCGGAGGTCGCGGAGGGCCGCTGGGACGAGCACTTCCCGGTCGACGTCTTCCAGACCGGCTCCGGCACCTCCTCCAACATGAACACCAACGAGGTCCTGGCCACCCTCGCCACCGAGCGCCTCGGCCGCGACGTCCATCCCAACGACCATGTGAACGCCTCCCAGTCGTCCAACGACGTCTTCCCGTCCTCCATCCACATCGCGGCGACCGCGGCCGTCACGCGCGACCTGATCCCCGCCCTGGACCATCTCGCCTCCTCCCTGGAGCGGAAGGCCACCGAGTTCGCGGCGGTCGTCAAGGCCGGCCGTACGCATCTGATGGACGCGACGCCTGTCACCCTCGGCCAGGAGTTCGGCGGCTACGCGGCCCAGGTCCGGTACGGGATCGAGCGGCTGAAGGCCTCGCTGCCCCGTCTCGCGGAACTGCCCCTGGGCGGCACGGCCGTGGGCACCGGGATCAACACGCCGCCCGGCTTCTCCGCCGCCGTCATCGCCGAGGTGGCCCACGCGACCGGGCTGCCGCTGACGGAGGCGCGCGACCACTTCGAGGCGCAGGGGGCCCGCGACGGTCTCGTGGAGACCTCGGGGCAGCTCCGCACGGTCGCGGTCTCGCTCACCAAGATCTGCAACGACCTGCGGTGGATGGCTTCGGGGCCGCGCACCGGCCTCGCGGAGATCGCTCTCCCCGATCTCCAGCCCGGCTCCTCGATCATGCCGGGCAAGGTGAACCCGGTGATCCCCGAGGCGGTTCTGATGGTGGCCGCTCAGGTCACCGGCAACGACGCGACCGTCGCGGCCGCAGGCGCGGCCGGCAACTTCGAGCTCAACGTCATGCTCCCGGTCATCGCCAAGAACCTGCTGGAATCGGTCAGACTTCTGGCCAACGCCTCGCGCCTGCTGGCGGACCGCACCGTCGACGGCATCACGGCCGATGTGGAACGGGCCCGCGAGTACGCCGAGTCCTCCCCCTCGGTCGTCACCCCGCTCAACAAGTACATCGGCTACGAGGAGGCGGCGAAGGTCGCCAAGAAGTCGCTCGCGGAACGCCGGACGATCCGTGAGGTGGTGCTCGAATCCGGCTATGTGGAGCGGGGAGACCTGACCGTGGAACAGCTGGACGAGGCACTTGACGTGCTGCGTATGACCCACCCGTGA
- a CDS encoding LPXTG cell wall anchor domain-containing protein: MIVGIALAAGAVLLCTCSYFVLRKRKQARG; this comes from the coding sequence ATGATCGTAGGTATCGCACTCGCCGCCGGAGCCGTGCTGCTCTGCACGTGCAGCTACTTCGTGCTGCGCAAGCGAAAGCAAGCCCGTGGCTGA
- a CDS encoding RNA polymerase sigma factor, giving the protein MADSSWPGERLVVAAQRGDVDAITALVSGSHPNVQRFARSLCATPEDAEDAAQEALIILYRKIGMLRASGALASWMFRIVRNECLRRARTMRTRAPLPEATVRSAEDVALQRIEAGRVAAAVAALPAEQRRVLIMRDIQGYSGRTAAEALGLSTAAMKSRLHRARSAVQQSLRATSEPAPGETHDDDQGRRP; this is encoded by the coding sequence GTGGCTGACTCGTCCTGGCCCGGTGAACGTCTGGTCGTCGCCGCCCAGCGCGGCGACGTCGACGCGATCACCGCCCTCGTGTCGGGTTCGCACCCGAACGTGCAGCGATTCGCCCGCTCGCTCTGCGCCACTCCTGAAGATGCCGAGGACGCGGCACAGGAGGCCCTGATCATCCTCTATCGCAAGATCGGGATGCTCAGGGCGTCCGGCGCGCTGGCGTCATGGATGTTTCGCATCGTCCGCAACGAGTGCCTGCGGCGCGCGCGGACGATGCGGACCCGGGCGCCCCTGCCGGAGGCCACCGTGCGCTCGGCCGAGGACGTGGCTCTGCAGCGCATCGAGGCGGGCAGGGTGGCGGCCGCCGTCGCCGCTCTTCCGGCAGAACAGCGACGCGTGCTGATCATGCGGGACATCCAGGGTTACAGCGGACGCACGGCCGCCGAGGCGCTCGGCCTCAGTACCGCAGCGATGAAATCCCGTCTGCATCGCGCCCGCAGTGCGGTGCAGCAGTCCCTCCGTGCCACATCCGAACCTGCGCCTGGAGAAACCCATGACGACGACCAAGGCCGACGGCCCTGA